A portion of the Ascaphus truei isolate aAscTru1 chromosome 14, aAscTru1.hap1, whole genome shotgun sequence genome contains these proteins:
- the COPB2 gene encoding coatomer subunit beta', protein MPLRLDIKRKLTARSDRVKSVDLHPTEPWMLASLYNGSVCVWNHETQTLVKTFEVCDLPVRASKFVARKNWVVTGADDMQIRVFNYNTLERVHMFEAHSDYIRCIAVHPTQPYILTSSDDMLIKLWDWDKKWSCSQVFEGHTHYVMQIVINPKDNNQFASASLDRTIKVWQLGSSSPNFTLEGHEKGVNCIDYYSGGDKPYLISGADDRLVKIWDYQNKTCVQTLEGHAQNVSCVSFHPELPIIITGSEDGTVRIWHSSTYRLESTLNYGMERVWCVSGLRGSNNVALGYDEGSIIIKLGREEPAMSMDANGKIIWARHSEVQQANLKAMGDAEIKDGERLPLAVKDMGSCEIYPQTIQHNPNGRFVVVCGDGEYIIYTAMALRNKSFGSAQEFAWAHDSSEYAIRESNSVVKIFKNFKEKKSFKPDFGAEGIYGGFLLGVRSVNGLAFYDWENTELVRRIEIQPKHIFWSDSGELVCIATEESFFILKYLPEKVAAAQENHEGVSEDGIEEAFEVLGEIQEIVKTGLWVGDCFIYTSTVNRLNYYVGGEIVTIAHLDRTMYLLGYIPKDNRLYLGDKELNIVSYSLLVSVLEYQTAVMRRDFSMADKVIPTIPKEQRTRVAHFLEKQGFKQQALAVSTDPEHRFELALQLGELKTAYQLAVEAEAEQKWKQLAELAISKCQFGLAQECLHNAQDYGGLLLLATSSGNASMVTKLAEGAERDGKNNVAFLSYFLLGKIESCLELLISTGRLPEAAFLARTYLPSQVSRVVKMWKESLSKVNQKAADSLADPTEYENLFPGLKEAFLAEQFMKQKSKALAPAREYCTVTPNEERNILAEAKGFDPSEAGAVGEAEEERVSPAPALTPTLTPTVAAVPTLSSPVAEAPPLDTKEDKAFLDLEEDLDNMELDDIDTTDINLDDEFSDD, encoded by the exons CCTCTGCGACTGGACATCAAGCGGAAGCTGACTGCTCGGTCCGACCGAGTGAAGAGCGTGGACTTGCACCCAACCGAGCCATGGATGCTGGCCAGCCTGTACAACGGCAGCGTGTGCGTGTGGAACCACGAGACGCAG ACGCTGGTGAAAACCTTTGAAGTTTGCGACCTGCCGGTCAGAGCATCGAAGTTTGTGGCCAGGAAAAACTGGGTGGTCACAGGGGCA GATGACATGCAGATCAGAGTGTTCAACTACAACACCCTGGAGAGAGTGCATATGTTCGAGGCTCATTCGGATTATATCCGTTGTATCGCTGTGCACCCCACGCAGCCCTATATCCTGACCAGCAGCG ACGACATGCTGATCAAGCTCTGGGACTGGGATAAGAAGTGGTCCTGTTCCCAAGTGTTCGAGGGGCACACTCACTACGTCATGCAGATTGTCATCAACCCCAAGGATAACAACCAGTTTGCCAGCGCCTCCCTGGACCGCACCATAAAG GTCTGGCAGCTCGGCTCCTCCTCCCCCAACTTCACCCTGGAGGGGCACGAGAAGGGCGTCAACTGCATCGATTATTATAGTGGGGGCGACAAGCCCTACCTCATCTCTGGAGCCGACGACAGACTGGTGAAGATCTGGGACTACCAG AATAAGACGTGCGTGCAGACCCTGGAGGGCCACGCTCAGAACGTTTCCTGCGTCAGCTTCCACCCCGAGCTGCCCATCATTATCACCGGCTCAGAAGATG GCACGGTGAGAATTTGGCACTCCAGCACCTACCGTCTGGAGAGTACCCTCAACTACGGCATGGAGCGCGTGTGGTGCGTATCCGGCCTCAGGGGCTCCAACAACGTGGCCTTGGGATACGACGAGGGCAGCATCATCATTAAG CTGGGCCGCGAAGAGCCTGCCATGTCCATGGATGCCAACGGCAAGATTATCTGGGCCAGGCACTCTGAGGTGCAACAGGCCAACCTGAAAGCCATGGGGGACGCAGAAATCAAGGACGGAGAGCGGCTCCCGTTGGCCGTGAAGGACATGGGGAGCTGTGAGATCTACCCTCAGACTATCCAGCACAACCCCAATGGGAG GTTCGTCGTGGTGTGCGGGGACGGGGAATACATCATTTACACTGCGATGGCGCTGAGAAACAAGAGCTTTGGGTCAGCGCAGGAGTTTGCCTGGGCCCACGACTCCTCCGA ATACGCCATCCGAGAGAGCAACAGCGTGGTGAAGATCTTCAAAAACTTCAAGGAGAAGAAGAGTTTCAAACCCGACTTCGGAGCAGAAG GTATCTACGGGGGCTTCCTGCTGGGGGTCCGCTCTGTCAACGGCCTGGCTTTCTATGACTGGGAGAACACGGAGCTCGTCCGCAGGATCGAAATCCAGCCCAAGCAC ATTTTCTGGTCTGACTCTGGAGAACTCGTGTGCATCGCTACCGAGGAATCATTTTTCATCCTCAAGTACCTGCCAGAGAAAGTGGCCGCAGCTCAGGAGAACCACGAGGGAGTGTCCGAGGATGGGATAGAGGAAGCTTTTGAG GTCCTTGGTGAGATCCAGGAGATCGTAAAAACCGGCCTGTGGGTCGGGGACTGCTTCATTTACACCAGCACCGTGAACAGGCTGAATTATTACGTAGGGGGAGAGATTGTCACCATTGCGCACTTAGATAG AACCATGTACTTGCTGGGTTATATCCCTAAAGATAACCGCCTGTACCTGGGTGACAAGGAGCTGAACATCGTCAGTTACTCGCTGCTTGTGTCCGTCCTGGAGTATCAGACAGCCGTGATGAGGAGGGACTTCAGCATGGCCGACAAGGTCATTCCAACCATCCCCAAGGAGCAGCGGACCCGCGTCGCTCACTTCCTGGAGAAGCAG GGTTTCAAACAACAAGCTCTCGCTGTGTCCACGGATCCAGAACATCGTTTTGAGCTGGCGCTGCAGCTGGGGGAGCTGAAGACTGCGTACCAGCTGGCCGTGGAGGCAGAG gCTGAGCAGAAGTGGAAGCAGCTGGCAGAGTTGGCCATCAGCAAATGCCAGTTTGGGCTGGCGCAGGAGTGCCTGCACAATGCCCAGGACTACGGGGGTCTTTTACTGCTGGCGACTTCCTCGGGCAACGCGTCCATGGTGACCAAACTGGCCGAGGGGGCGGAGAGAGACGGCAAGAACAACGTGGCCTTCCTGAGCTACTTCTTACTGGGGAA GATTGAAAGCTGTCTGGAGCTCCTCATCTCAACCGGCCGTCTGCCTGAAGCTGCGTTTCTGGCTCGGACGTACCTACCAAGTCAGGTGTCCAG GGTGGTGAAGATGTGGAAAGAGAGCCTGTCCAAAGTCAACCAGAAAGCGGCAGATTCTCTTGCCGACCCCACAGAATATGAGAACCTCTTCCCCGGCCTTAAGGAAGCCTTCCTGGCTGAGCAGTTTATGAAGCAGAAGAGCAAAGCTCTGGCCCCGGCGAGGGAATATTGCACTGTGACA CCAAATGAGGAGAGGAACATCTTGGCAGAAGCGAAAGGCTTCGACCCGTCCGAAGCGGGAGCCGTCGGG gaagcagaggaggagagggtATCGCCTGCCCCTGCGCTCACACCTACACTCACCCCTACAGTCGCTGCAGTGCCCACCCTATCTTCTCCAGTCGCAGAGGCGCCACCTCTGGATACCAAAGAGGACAAG GCTTTCCTTGACCTGGAGGAAGATTTGGATAACATGGAGCTGGACGACATCGACACCACGGACATCAACTTAGACGACGAGTTTTCAGACGACTAA